DNA from Brachionichthys hirsutus isolate HB-005 chromosome 3, CSIRO-AGI_Bhir_v1, whole genome shotgun sequence:
AAAAAAGTTTGAACTAAACACAAACAGTAgaaatacatgaataaaaaacagacaTAATGTATCCGTAAACATCTGGTGAATTTCAGAAGGGGCTTCGATACAATCCGTAAGATTTGGTATTTGTTGaaaacgtaaaaaaataaaatcgacCTAGTTGCAATCACCTGCGCCCAACAGCCAGCAGGTGGCGTCAGAGGACGTTCAAACACAGAGCTGCTGATGATAAACTAGTGTGTCATCTACTAGAAGAGGGATGGATAAAGTCTTTCATTTTAGAGTCTGTGTTTCACGGGCTGAAAACGCGTTTAATTAATGTACCGTATCTAATATCTGCACATTGATTAACCTTTCCCGGACTAGAAAGGGCATAAAACAAGCACACTCACATGGCTCTTAGCTCCGCCCCTGATGACGTCACGTGAGTCCTCCCACTGCGGGGTATTTGTAGAAGGGCTCCGGCCGTACCGGGTAGAAATGTGGACCTGCCCGTGACAGGACTATTCAGAGTATTATGGTATGCATAGATACACGTGGGCTGCTGCTGATTGactcctgattggctggtcTGGGATAATCACTCTGTCATTAAAGGGATTATCCATCCGCGCTTCTTCTGCCTAATAATGGTGCTGGAAGGGTAAGCAGACGTGAAATCACCACCGCATgatgtttgcatgttctgcGTGTCTGTCAGCATGAAGGACGCTCCCGGTGCGCGCTGCGCGGCCGCATCCTTTTCTGTTTAACTCGAATAAATCCTGCTTCCAGTGCGCAATGACGCCTTTGTGTGTGGCTCGTTGGGCAACCACCGGGTCTCTCTTTGCAGCGCGATGGACGGGATCGGCTGCACCACGCAGAAGAAGGCTGCGGAGCTGGAGCGGCTGGCCGAGGTGCTCGTCACCGGAGAACAGCTGAGGCAAGTCGTGCCAGCGACCCGCGCTGAACACGCGCACATGCGCGTCAGCTGGGCCTCGTGTTCAAATGTGCACGTTCTAGAGACTGAGAATAAACGATGATTCTAGAACGCAAGGTGTTTAGTTTTGCAGCGGGCTCATCATTCGTCCCAGTAACCCCCCCTCACCGGAAGTGCACGTGGTGAAGTTCCACTGCGGCACCACGCACACCCAAACAAAGACATCCGACATTCTGCTCGGGCCCATTCATCCAACAAGGGCTGCGTTGTTGGCTGTCTGTGCCCTTTGACCTTCTGTACGTGAACAGAAAGGCCCCGTAGCCCTGCTGGGCTCTCTGGCTCTCTCTCCATGCAGCAATGAATAGAGGCTCAGCAGGTAAAGCACGGAGCCAATGCCTGGAATGTCAGCCCCCACAGAACGACCAGGGAAATATGCCACTGAACTGCTTTCcagctggatgggggggggggggagcagcttCTGTTGTTTGAGTTACACCAAAAAGGAACAGTCGTCACCTCGAGGTTGATAGATTATGTCCCGCTCTGGAATCTTCacttctcgtgtgtgtgtgtgtgtgtgtgtgtgtgtgtgtgtgtgtccctgtcccTGCTGTATGCTGCTAGCACCAGCTGACAGTGTGTCAGTGTCAGTGAACCCGGGGTTGCTTTGGGCGGCTGCCTCTCAGGGGAACGGCCCGAGAGCCTtgctctgcatgtttttgtgcgTCGCTGGGCGGCTTTGGTCCGGACTGAAACGTTTCAACATCTATTAGATGGAACCTTTTCACTGATCCtctgtttctaaaaaaaaaaagtttgaccTTTAAGTTGCCACGGGAACTTTTACAAACACTCGTGACCTTCCCATAAAGTTTTATCTAGCATTATCATCAAACACAAATTCATGAACAGaacaaattaaatcaatgaCATTAAGTTGGACTCGGCTGCTTCTCATTCCAACCTTCACCAAAGCAGCTCGGCCTCCTCGTGTCGTCGGACTGAATGTAACCGTAAGAAAGAATGTTTCACTTgaagttttttgtttgtttcttgcaAACATTCCAGACAGACAAATCCATGCAGGCAAAAAACGTggcctccttggtggaggtaatcaAGTGTATGGTAAATTATTTCCCCATCGACATGTTTGATCTGCGTTATTAGCATTTGGCTGATATTCCATTATCCTTTTCACAGACATGGACTCTGAGGTTCAATGATTGacatcctccctctgtcttttgAAATGACTGTCATTTGTCCTTTGATCTGAAATGTGACGACACAGGAAATGAGGGCATCGAGTCAGTTTTATTGTGGGACATAATTGTATCGTGTGTAAAATTCTAATTACACCTGATATGAGACACTAACATGATAAAAGTAAGACGTGTACTCAAACACACCTTTTTGTTGGACCAGTCTGTCATGATTAGCACTCATCACAGTTTCTGTTGACTGgctgttgctgtgtgttttaaatGGTGCCCCTTCTTGTCAGCTGCTCGCATGTTAGCAGGTGAGcggcaccaaaaaaaaacagacatttgcaGCCGCTATATTAAAAACCTGTGGCGGGCTGGTAATTGTTTTCATCCTGGGCCTCACCATCTTGATGGTCACACTGCGATCCAAAGACTTATTCATAGTCACCTGAGCTTGTCGTTGTTTGCAACTAAAATGATGCTACGGCGAGGAACCGGCAGTCGTAAGCACCaacggtcccccccccccccaataaagaACTCTCAGGGAGGGCGGTTTTGTTTTCAGCTCCATTTGAGATAATTTATTGGCAGATTAGGCTGAAGCCGTTTTGAAGTTGGgcacaggaggagaggatgagggtCCAGGGGCCCAGGTGGAAGGGACGTCTGTAAAATGTCTTGTCTTGGTAGATCAGAGCGTCGGTACGAACAGGGTACGCTTTGCAGGCTGTTTCACAATCATCCGGTTCAGGAGGAGGGTTCCCCTTTAACCCAACGTCTATGGCCAGTTACGGAAAAGTGACAGGGTCATCATGTAGTCATGCAAATTCTCATTCTAAACGCCTAAAGACGGTGTTTCATTAGCGTTCTCCTTGAGGATATCATCATGTATTTGACCTTTTTGTGtaaatgttctgtttgttcttcaGTTCAGGGTTTAAACTGAAAGTATTATTATTGGTGATAAACCAGAAGTCTGGCAGTTTAAAGGAGTTTCCTCTCTGGCTTGTTCTCTATCCTCCAGGCTGCGGCTTCACGAGGGGAAGGTGATCAAAGATCGACGGCACCACCTGAGGACTTACCCAAACTGCTTTGTGGCCAAGGAGCTCATTGATTGGCTGATCGAACACAAGGAGGCCTCGGACCGAGAAACGGCCATAAAGATCATGCAGAGGCTTCTAGACCAGAGCATCATTCACCACGGTTGGTGTGAGCCGTGCTTGTGGGCACGAGGGCCGTTCTGGGAATAGTTTGTGCCTTTCTGTCTTTAGACGGAGCCGATTCAATATTAACTCTGCTGCAAAGAAATTATTTACTGAAGCTCTTATTTGAATAACTGCTTAACAAAAAAGTTTATATAGGCCCATTAGTACAATCACAACCTAAAATGGACTCTGCAGCTCGACGGGTGGATGAAATACTTTAAGACCTAAAGTAAATGTATAATCAGAGCCTTTTTATTCAGCCTCTTTCTTGTTGTCAGTCAGTTTGTCTGTCTTCGCAGTTCCtgcaggtgagccccccccccctaaactaAAGTCTGTGTTTTTTCAGTGTGCGACGAACACCGGGAGTTCAGGGACATGAAGCTGTTTTACCGCTTTCGGAAAGACGATGGCACGTTTCCATTGGACAGCGAAGCGAAAGTGTTCATGCGGGGTCAAAGACTCTATGAGAAGTATGAACTCGCACAAATGCACCTCGCGACATGATCGCATTCAGGTCGCCATTTTCTTTAAGGTGCACAAGGAGAAGGAAATGAGGGGAGACCGTTCAGTTTTTTAATACTAACGAAGATTTCTCAGTTTATGTCTGAGGATTTTGGGTCGCTTCTCTTTCCTGCAGATTGTCGGATGAAAAAAAAGGCAGTAGCTGGTTAGCTTAGTTTAGCGAAATGGGGAGTCTGGCTCTTTCCAATGGTGACATCCTACCAGGACACATTTCTATTTCCGAGCATTTTCGTGGGAAAATGAATAACTGTATTTCCCAAAACGGTGACAAGCATTTCACATTACCTGATGGAAGACACCAGTAATTggactgtttttgtttgtcatcaGCTTTGTGCCCTTTTTCCAATTATGATGAGACTATTTATAGCTGGAGTAACAGCagcacctccctctcctcccagaGATGGTGTCTCCACACACACCATCTATACTAAGACAACTAGTGCAGACTagacctttttctttctttaaaaacagcacacacgcacacacacacacagcagttgGATAAGATCAAGAAATAGTCCGAGGGGAGACATCTGCTGTCTCAGCGGTCGATGCTGTGTTTATGTAATCACCATATTGCCTCCTAGGGTGAAGGAacacgtgcgcgcgcacacacacacacacccacacacacacacgctgctttTACAGTTCCTTGCTGACAAACTGGCGTAGCTTCACGACTGCATTTTTAGAAAACAACCGTGTCTCCGTCCCGTCACCGAAGAAGAGGCTTTGTCCATGTTGGCTGTTCTCACAGATGAGCCCGGTTTAATCCGCTCTTTGGGAAGAGGTCTGCaaagatttatttaaaagaTGCTGAAGATGTTTTTTGATACCTCAAAGACGATAAGCTTTGCGTAAAGTTGAAGTCGCACATGCTGATTGTCTTCATTATCTCTTTACCACAGTGCGTGTTGTTGTATATTTCAACATGCATTAGTTACCTTAACCTACCTTAGTTTGACAACCTTCTATTATAATCTAGTAGTTTGGGATTAAGGCTGACAATTGAGGTGGAGTCCAACACTTTGGTCCAGGCTGAAATATCcaaacagttgtgtgtgtgtgtgtgtgtgtgtgtgtgttaccatgAAACACTGATATCCGTCCCTCCATGCAGATTCAATAACATGATGGACTCTCTATTTGTGCTCTTGGGCTAGTATTAGGTCCGTATCCAGTTTTGCcattggaaaaataaacagtcctCTTCACACATTGAATCCTGCTGTTAATTGTTACATTTGCAtgtgcaaacaggaagttgtttaCACAGTCGTCATGGCAGCATTTCCAAGCTGATAAGTGTTTTGCTCTCATTCGGTCTGATTTGCTCTTGCTGTCGTCCTCTGTCAGGTCAGCGGTGCTTTAACCCAGCCTGCTGTTAGGTCTCCATACATGGGGAGTGTGCTCTAACCACtgtcatctgccccccccccccccaacctaatTTAAAAGGatcaaaatattttcctttttgtatGTTACAGGTTCATGGAATGTTTATCTGCCTGTTTTGGCCCGTATTTGTGCTTCGTCCTTGATGTAAATCAGTTCAGATCCGATGCTACGTCTCCTTGTGTGTCAGAGATTGAAAAGGTGGTTCCCTTTTGTCTATTTTAGAATTAGAAAATGCTTCAATATAGCAAACCTCCATGACCAGGAAGCAGCGCCTTTATAGATGACTATACTAGACGGGCTGCTCAATGGTGACAGCTTTCTACGTTCCAGCCATCCGTCACACACAACCATCCTATTGTTGCTGAATCCAGACACAACCCTTCATTTGGTTCTCATACGTTCCCCGCGcgtaaacaaaaatacatttctctCTGCATGGTGAAGTTACAACAATGACAGCTGGTTGAGGAGCTCGGCTGTTCCGAGCTCCAGAGTTCTTGACATGACTTGTGGAAGCTCTTTGGTTATGACAAGAGCAAGTCCAACGTGCAGGCTTCAGCAAAGGAGTCGTCCTGTAAAGCTATTTGAAGTTTCTGTTTAAACTAGGTTATCTTATCTTGCGGTAATACTAATCTGCACTTAAGATCACTTACTGCGCTCATCAGGATTTTATCATTCATTCTGCCGTTGCAGAAATAATGTGCACAGCATGAGATTCCATGTCTCCTCTGCACTGTTTGCATAATAGAAATGCATTGTTGAACTAaatgcagcacattttcatGAAGATAAACACATTTACCAGTCGCCTGAATAGTTTCTGCATAAGATAgatttaattattaatgaaaaacaacaactatgcTGTTGTACTCTAGAATCAAAGATAAGTACCATTTTTCTGCgattgggcagcacggtggcacagtgggtagcactgttgcgccacagcaagaaggtcaccgGTTCAAATTCAGCTTGGggccttttctgtgaggagtttgcatgttctccccgtgtctgcgtggactctctccgggttctctcgggcttcctcccaccactaaaaacatgtgaattaggtccaggtcgttatcgGGAAAGAGAACTAGTTTCcgattaacttacctggttaaataaaggtttaatTGTGAAAAATGTCACCTATCACAGGAAGTGGCAGCACGAGCACAACCTTTCCTCTGCAAATGATTATCAGCAATACTTGATTGTGGTTGGAGGGAAAAAGGCCAAGGTTGCCGTGACCTCAGATGTCTTAGTCACGACACAAATTCCTATCCAAGAAGTGTGAGTGTCCAACAAGATAAATGATTAAACAATATAAACAATGTCATTTTCTATCCAGATGATTTGCTGTGATCTAGAATGTGAGCAGAGCTCGTATTAAACTCTTGCTGCTCTTCTTACCATTCCAGATGGGTTGTAGCTGCTTAGTCAGCATACATAAGTGCATATTCAGGTCAAGGCCGTCTGCTTAAATTATCTTGGTCCATTTTGCACACTGAATACAGCCCCCTGCTCTGCATCATATACAGTAGTTATTcctattatatatattttgactCTGTACTGATCTTGGCTTTTGATGGTGGTGCTTTGGGTCTAGCTGATGGACGGTTGTGTGTTGACTCAGCATGTTTGCATGGATTTAATGACACTGCGTACACAGCCAAGTCTTGCGGAACGTTACGAAGAGTTCTTTCAACATTTCTTCCGTGTTGCGTAGTGCTCGTTCTGCTGCAGCCCCACGGTCATCGGAATTAGTCGTCGAAACTGCGTCACGTTTTCTGAAGTGTGTTGACTTTGTGTGACTGACTGAAGGAGCTCAGACCATTTTCTTGCGTGTATTTAAACTTTAGTTCTACTTGTTACGCAAGGCAGGGTTGAAACTcgactctttcagtgccagccgttttcgctcattttgacCTATTTTTCAAGCCTTACGGAATATTTTGTACTCTGACTACGCAAGCACCAATTGAAGGGttgaagtctcttctttcatgagCGGAAACAAGCGGTGTTTCTGGAGTCATTGGCAGTTGAAGAGAGCCAGACTTCAATGTCAgagttggcagtgaatgtttgggtttagatGGAATACGGACGTGCAGAGCTGAGTCTGTGTAGAGTAGTACAATATTTATATAGTGTGAAGCCCACTGAGGGGATGTTATTAAGTTGATTCTGATTTGGTTCATTAGAACTAATCTTTGACACATTTGTGTCATGTGGCTTCATTAGGTTAAACGTTTTACTGGTTTTAAAGGAGCATTCCACGGAGCGGTAATGTGTCCCCTGGTGTCTTTTGACAGCCTTCCTTCCATAATTTCCGTTGCTGAGCTTTTTGGAAGCATTCCCACAAGCTGCTTTTATACCCATAAGTAatgtccgtctgtctgcagtGCAGCCTTTTGTTTGGTGTGTGGATTTAACACTTCAGTGAATTCATGAAGGTCATGGAAACTAAATGTTTGAAATATGATGTAAAGGCAAAGACAGATGTGTGGAGTGACCGATGGTGCGGTCTAACTGCTAGCACGTGTTTCCACGCGTATAGATGCACCACAGAAAGCGAGCACTCGCTGGTTGCTTTACATTGTTTGAATGTTCAGTTGACAAAGGTGAGTGACAGGCGTGGGTGTGTTTGCAATGGGGCCACGCTGGGAGAGTCGCGAGTGTGTTCTGTGCATGTCTGTgcttgcttgtttttctttgggtGCCGACTCCCTCTGCTTGTCATTCAGAAAAAATTTTGTTGGGAGACTGAAGCTCAAAGTTAAACCTTCTGTAACTGTCAGTGAAGCTGGTCTGAGatgcttcttgttgttgttgttttttttggcaatCCTGCTGATCTGCTCTCTAATGCTGTTTTGTGAACTGTAGGAATTACCTTTCGTAGTTTTGCTTCTACTAAATGCCTCTGATTACAAGGTCGAGGTGCTGATATGGAGACTTTCACAGAGCAGAACTGTTGAGTTCCCATTTGAAGAAACTATACTTTTCACAATGTCATTTTTACTTAACAATGAACATCCTGTAGATTATTATACCCGACTCCAGGGTCGTTTTCAGGTGACCGGTTTTAGATTCTACTGCGTTTGAAGAATATTATTGATACATTTCCATCAGATAAGTATAGTCTAAGAATGAATCTTCTATAGTACATGCCAGCAGCCACGATGGATCAGGAATACTAGAGTACAGTATATTTACTCATTCTGCATTCAAACGCCAAAGCAAATTGCTGATTTGTGTGATGAATTTGGCGTTAAAGCTAAACCTCTGAGTGAAAGCTGTCATTAGTGGATTGACTCATATGGATCAGCTTTTTGGAAGCCCTTTTTAATAATCGATGCTCTTAAAGCAACacaattgtgtttttcattCCCTCCAGGTTGATGAACACAGAGAATAACCTTTTGCAaaccagggaggaggagggcgggacATTCGAGCGAACGCTGGTGGCCTCTGAGTTCATCGattggctgctgcaggaagGGGAGATGGCGACCAGGGATGAGACGGAACAGCTTGGACGAAGGCTTCTTGAGCACGGCATCATCCAgcacggtgaggaggaggaggaggaggaggaggaggatactTCAGGATACTTCATCCTGTGCTCTAATATATTCTACGAACATTTTTAATAGCAGCAACCAGTTTCTGCATCTTTCAGTTAACATGTAAAGTTAATGTGTTTTGATCTCTCATATTACAAAATGTGACTCTTTCCACAGCTCTTAACTTGGTGGCCTTTCCATTTATGTCCCCGTTGCCCTTGCTTTGCTCTCTTTGGTCTTGTAATCTGAGCGCTGTCGTAGATCCAAAGATAACAGCCATAAGGACCTGCTTCAACACGTCTTCCTGACTCTTTAAAACAGCAGTTGCTCAAGTTTTGTCTGATCTGTTTCTGAATCTCTGATTTGGGAGGAGACCCAACTAACAACTTtcacatcatttattattatgtctGTGTAGCTCTCGAACTGAACACCTCGCTGTTAAAAGACTGACACTATAAAACAAACGGGTTAATGACGCTTTAGAATGGAAGCGCTTTAATATCACCActcatttccctcctctccGAAAACCCAGCAGCTCATTTTGGGCTTCTTGATTTCTTGGTCTGACCCACATAATATTCCAACTTTTTGAGATTAGGGATCTGGGACACAGAAGCAGCTTTAAAGCAGatcttaaattaaatgttttaatacgTAAATTATGAATAAACCGCATAGTAAGTAGACACTGTTCAGTTGCTGCATCAAGTACTAAAGAGTTTCCCAACAGCGGGCTGCAATCATCCCAGAGGAAGCTTTATAATCCTTCATAAATCAGTTTAAACTGAGCAAGAGAAACGGTTTATTTGATGGCAGCAGTTTCTTCCTGTGGTGAAGAGTTAAATATTCTCAACAGGCTGTAGCTTTCTCTTTTTGTCATCACATATAAAAGGATTATGTTTACACCAGAGGTTGAAGCCCACAAAATGACACGTGAATGGGCTGCAAGCccggtgtgtgtttcttcttgtGATCAATAACTCAATATTTACATGCTTGGACTACACCAGGTTAGCGCTCTCTTTTTAAGAGCTTGTTTTGTATTCACAGCTTATCGTTGACCAGTATTGTTTGCAATTTTCATTTGAGGGAATCTGATCTGAATTCTGTTCATCATCCCAGGGttttataaatatttcattacaaCTGATGGACACGAAATGGTTTGAAGAAGAATTCTGCTTTACTTCTTAAAATCCTTGTTTTACCAGACACACATTGGAATTTGAGTTTTATTGCAGCGTTCTCATGTAGGTTGCCGGGTTGATTCTGCGCTTGCGTATTTGTTGTGATTTATGACTTCATGAATCAGCGTCAATTATTTAGCATTAAATCTGCCTAacgctgcaaaaaaaagaatttcacaATAACTACAAGAGGaatcacacgggggggggggggggggggggggtgtaactgATATATTTCACATTCAGCTTAGCAAAACTAAAGCGGTGCTGCACAAACTGTGTAAAAttacagcaacaacagcacTGCTGGTGAAACCACAGCTGTGTGGGATGTTGTTCCGATTCCAAgcttattaaattaaataaaacccGGCAGGCTCAGCTGACATCGCTGAGGTCGAGGTCGCTGCGGTCGGTGTTTGTGTTCAACGCGGCCGACGTCAGCTTAGTGGACAGTTTGTGTTGCTCAGCTCAGGAACAGGAATCCATGGTTTTCAATCATCTGGTCAGTGGAACTGTTGATTACCTGTTTCCAATAATTAACTTGTACTAATATCTTTGCTAAAAGGAAAGTAATTGTTTCCAGTTGAGGATGACAGTCTGAATGTAGCTCTATATTTTTAACTTGCGCTTTTCCAAAGTGTATTTTTAGTGTCTTGGTCATTTTCTTTGTCTGTAGTAACCAACAAGCATCACTTTGTGGACGGCCCTCTCCTCTACCAGTTCAGAATGAATttcaggcggcggcggcggctgattgAACTGATACACGAGCGCAACTGCACCATTCCCGAGAGTCACGACAGTCCCTTCTGCCTCCGCAAGCAGAACTCCGACGGAGGCAACACCAGCTTCCTCTCAGGTAGAAACTGAACCCCACACCTCATTAATCACATGCACAGCGAACATGTCTAGTTCTATGTACCAATATTTGCCGTTATACAACATAATTGTGCAGTTCGTGTTATCGTTTGAACGCCTCATTCAGTTTAGTTCCCAGGAGAGAATGCCGATAATGGATTTTAAGGCGTTGATTACAGTGGAGCTGTTGCGTTCTCTGCCAGGGAGGGTATTTATACTTGGTGTCGCTTAGGAGGATTTACATGGAGTGTTGGGTGTTGCAGGGAAGAACGGATTACATTTTGGGCTGGGGTTTTGAATATGcacaaactgctggatggataaCCTAGAACTTGGTGGAAGAAGGGAGCGTGAACCAAAGCAGGAATCATCACATCTTTGGAGTGGAACCACAAAAGGGAATGGATCCAGGATGCTTTGCTTGGTTGCAACCTTGTTAGAACCTCGAGGGCAGCCATTTTTATGGTGCACAAGTTTCTTGGAATTTGgggttcatttatttttaagggACTGTTAGACGTACACTGAGCTATCTTCTTGCTGGATGCCCTTTTGAATTAGTattgaatataatataattcaCTGAATAAAATCAGATGACAAAAACAGAACTTAATTTGAAGACATTAGAAGAGCAGAGGTTAAAAAGCAGTGGCGTGAAATAGTGCAGATTGTAGTTTTCTGTGTAACATGTATGAAGCTGTCAGATCTTTGAGTAAGATGAAACAAAGGCAACccgagaaaataaaaatgtactgataattttatttaataaatcaaaaagctgcagtttgtttaaaatatttggTGACCGACCTTCCAACATTTCTCCAGTAATGTGGCAAAGGTTCGTTCACTAAAGTCCCAGAAGATCCCATTTCATCAGACATAAACCAAACACAGAATTCCACAAAAAGAACATTATACATGAAGCCATGTAATGTTCAGGGCAGGTACAGGAAAAATCAACAAAATCTAAATTTTGGTCTGGCTTGATCAAAGACCGGGCCTGAACACTGTTGAGATGCTGCGCTGTCGATCGTTCTAGCCTATATGCTGAAATTGTCCTCCCTCTCCAACGTCAATGCTTTCCCTCCCATCTTTCTTCGGTCTAATAACAcgtctctttgtctctcgtCCTCTCAGTGAGTCCCACTAAAGAGATAAAGGCAGCGATCGGAGCTCGGCGGAGCAGCATGAGCAGCAGCTGTGGCAGCAGCGGTTACTACAGCAGCAGTCCTACACTCAGCAGCAGCCCACCTGTCCTCTGCAACCCTAAGTCTGGTAAGCtgtggacacccccccccccccacacacacacacactcacattgtCGAAATCATGAAATACAACCCTTAAAGATGGGAGTTGTTTTCATTGAGTTTTCCATTATCCATCTGTGATGGCAACCTGACAGTGTTGAGTCCATGCAGATCTCCTGTTAGCCATCTaatccatctttttttcattcaattcatttttgcCCCTTTTTGTCGAGATCATGAAAAGTGATTATAGGTTCATCAGAATAAAAGGACCGAGGCATTGCAAATGATCCTTCACCACCACTAAACACGATTAGATCCAGATCATGGGTTGAATCAGGGAGATTACCAGGGTGAAGGTCTCTGAGTATGTTCTGCTTACAAATCTAACCCTTAATCATAAAATTTGACATAATCCACCTCCTGCCATTCATTCAGTCGTAAACTGCAAACTtggcatcattttattttagtgaACTGAAATGCTGGAGTGGTTGAATGCAGAGACGggactttcttttatttatttactatcTGATAATCTTGTATGCGTTTGTGGATGGACTAGCGGAACTCTTATTGGAGTGTTGTTGAAGGAGCGGTTTCCTTTAGCAGGGTATTTATGCGTTTCTCCTTCCATTGATGTGTTTAATTCCAGCAGAGTTCGAGACAGAGTCTCTTTGTAGCCTCGGCGTCCTTCAGCATGGTAGACAATGAACCGGaaaaggaagacacacacacacacacacacagccttgcATTAACATTGGTGTCTGTGCAGGAAGATAAGTAGTCCAAAAATCTCAGATGTTTAAAGATGCTACCGACGCTGCCCGGTGACTGAGACTAACTCGGTGTCTGATGTAATTTCTGGGTGGCAGTTGAAATAAAAGTGAGCCTCTGATAAGATAAGGAGGACAGCTTACAGATGATGAGGCTTCAATCCTGTAGTCTAGGTTTGATCAGATAAGGTTTTCTGCAAAGAGATTATGGGAAATGTTGGTATAAGAGGATGACTGTCTGGCTCGTTTAGCTTCCCGTTGTGAATCAGGTtggactgaacacacacagatgctgctcAGTAGGTGCAGCCCACCAGGCTGTCTGAGAGGACGGGCTCTCGCTTAGGCAAAAAAGGCAAAAGCGGTTAAACTGCTTCAGCTTTTAAGGTTTGGTTGACAAATGTTTGCTTCTTAATTTAAAGGCATCGTTTTTATGAAAACGTTCAAACGGGCTGAGGAAAAGCAACACATGCAATTAAGTTTTCAATCCCATTCCTTGCTGGACCTCTGCAGACAAAGAGTATAGAGTTATCTATAACTATTATCCATGTTATCTATTGATTGGTA
Protein-coding regions in this window:
- the deptor gene encoding DEP domain-containing mTOR-interacting protein — protein: MVLEGAMDGIGCTTQKKAAELERLAEVLVTGEQLRLRLHEGKVIKDRRHHLRTYPNCFVAKELIDWLIEHKEASDRETAIKIMQRLLDQSIIHHVCDEHREFRDMKLFYRFRKDDGTFPLDSEAKVFMRGQRLYEKLMNTENNLLQTREEEGGTFERTLVASEFIDWLLQEGEMATRDETEQLGRRLLEHGIIQHVTNKHHFVDGPLLYQFRMNFRRRRRLIELIHERNCTIPESHDSPFCLRKQNSDGGNTSFLSVSPTKEIKAAIGARRSSMSSSCGSSGYYSSSPTLSSSPPVLCNPKSVLKRLVSPAELQMPGGSFLKKTFTIVGDAVGWGFVVRGSNPCHIQAVDPGGPAAAAGMKVCQFVVSVNGRNVLSQDYRAVSNLILTGPRTIVMEVMEEIKG